The DNA region TTTAGGTCTCTGGATGGCGCGGCTTATAAAAAAGAAGCACATGAAATATCAGGACACCCTCGTTGCGGTCGGTGTTTATTTATTAACAATCGTTCCCATAATGCCTTTTATCATAGAATACCGTCCTCTTTACATTTCTTTTTTCGGCGAATACGGAACTTTATTCCATAACACTTATCTTATAAACCCCTATGTTTTCGGATCGGTTTTAGGAGGCATTCTGTTATTTTTGGCACCTTATTTAAGCAGATTTATTGCCCGTTTAAGAAATGGTCAAATCCTACCTTATCAGGGTTTGGGAATCACCTTCATTCTTCTTATTGTGGCAGGGGTAATTTTACAACTGACAATTTAATATGCTCTGGGCTTTAATTTCAATAGCCGTTTTATTTTTTCTCTCGCTCGGATTAAAAAAGCTGTTTCCAAGCTTGTGCGCCATTTGCTTTTCGGTATTCGCCACTTGGCTTTTTGGACTTCTTTTATATTTTTCGGGGCAAATTTTTATTGAAATTGACCCGCTGGTTTTGGCTCTTCTTATGGGCGGAAGTGCTGTCGGATTTTTATATTATTTAAACCGTCATCTGCCGAAAAGATTTCTGGTGTTTCGGTTGCCGTATCTTTTAACCGTTTTCATTGTTTTTTATTTTTTCCTTAAATTTGAGATTGATTTGCCGGTGTTGGTTTTTGTCTTTGTTATTTGGGTAATTTTCGGATTGGTTTTTCTTCTTAGAAATAAAACAGCCGACGGTTGGTTTAAAAAAATAATAGATTGTTGTAGAAGTTGGTGATTTATGGTTTTGTTGGGCTGAAGGCGGTTTGATAGCAATAATGCTGATATAATAATATTGTTATGTTTTATTGGTTCTAATTTTTAATCTATATTAATTATGAAAAAATTACTTAAATTTTCATCAGGTTTGGCGATTGTAGCCGGCATAGCAATGGTTGTCGCCGGTATTTGGGGAATTTGTTTTACTTATAAAAATATTTCGGCAGAAAATATTATTACGCCGTCCGACGCTAGGATTCCGGAAGTAGTAGTGCGAGGACCGCTGACCTTAAAAGCTCAAGCCGATATTATACGTGAGCATACTTTGCGGATGACAGACGGAAAAACTTATGCGGAGATGCCAAGACTTGTGCCAAGACTTGATACTAAAGGCCGTCCGGTTTTAAACGAAGAAGGTGAGCCGGTTATGGTCCCTAACGAAGCTCGAAACATTTGGATTACCGCCACAGCTCTCATCACTGCTCTTCATTTGGGAATTTTAACCTATGTTTTTTCCGGACTGATTTTACTACTCGGACTGATTTCAATTTGGACTGGAATTATTTTTTGTCTGCTTTCTAGGAGGGGTTTTTAATTTTCTTTAAATGGATTCAAAAAATAAAAAAATTATAAAGGCTCCTCAGGGCAAAGCCACAGGGTATTGTCAGAACTCGCTTTACTCGTTCATTCGCGCGACAGAGCTGCGCAGTATTGAACCTATATTAGCTCCTCGGCCGTTGGCACGATGGAGTCGGCCTTTGGCCAGACGAAGTCGGCCGTCGGCACGATGGAGTCGGCCTTTGGCCAGACGAAGTCGGCTCGGAAATGTGAAAGCTTTGCTTTCCCATTTCTCTCGCTCTACGTCGCTAATAAAATTTTTAACTATTGCAATCGTCGCTTTTCTTTTTGCGCGTCTGGCTTTAAACCTGCCTCTTGTTTATTTGCCTCTAAATTTGTTTTTTGTTTCAAGCTATCTTTTGTTGTTTGCCTTGCTTCAGAAAAATTCCGCATGGTTTTTGTTTCTTCTGGCTATCTTCTTGTCGGTTGATTCAATGTTTGGCACTTATTTTTTTGCCGGCGGTCGCATTGGTCAGATTGAATATTTTGGTACAATGGCTGTTAATTTATTATTTACCACCTTTGGTATTTGGCGAGACAGGTTAAAATATTCCAGTTAATCAGCTAAAAAGTCGAGATTACTCGCTTTCTTTTAGTTATGTTAAAATTAAAAATATGAAAAAAAATAACGCGTTTTTGTGGGTTGGTTTTGGAGTTTTTATTATTGCTTCAGTGTTTGGAATTATTTTTTTGGGTGCTAAGACGGACAAATCCTCCGGCTTGGTTTCTCGTGAGCCACAGCCGATTAGCGCATCTGATTGGATAAATGGTGAGATGTCGGCCGAGGTTGTGATTATAGAATATTCTGATTTTGAGTGCCCTGCCTGTGCTTCTTATTTCCCAATCCTAAAAGATTTGAAAGAGAAGTTCGGTTCGCAAATCGCAGTTGTTTATAGACATTTTCCTCTTACACAAATTCACAGAAATGCGGAGCTCGCCTCGTTGGCATCAGAAGCGGCTGGCCGTCAGGGGAAGTTTTGGGAAATGCATGATTTATTGTTTGAAAACCAGAGAAATTGGTCTGCCAATTTCGGGGCTAAAGAAATTTTCATCGGTTATGCACAGCAATTACAACTTGATGAAGAACAATTCATAAATGACCTTGACGCGAAAGACTTGCAAGATAAAGTTTCTGCTAGTTATAGAGAGGGGGTTTCAATTGGTATTGCCGGCACCCCAACTTTTTTCTTGAACGGAGAAAAAATTTCCAACCCGCGCGGTTATGAAGAATTTGAAAGAGTTATTTCTGAAAAATTAAATCAATGACAAAAAGTATAAAGATTGCTGTTGTTATATTTTTAGTGGTAGGTGTTATTGGTTTTCTTGACGCGACTTATCTTACGGTTGAGCATTATCGTGGCAATATTCCGCCGTGCACGATTCAGGGCTGTGAAGTTGTTTTGACGAGTGAACAAAGCAAAATTTTTGGCGTTCCGGTCGCTCTTCTGGGCGCTTTGTATTACTTGGTCATTTTGATCTTGTCTGTCAGTTTTCTTGATGGTAAGAAAGAGGGGGTTATTAGATTTGCTTCTCGGCTTACTTTTTTAGGGTTTATTGCTTCGGTATATTTTGTTTATCTTCAGTTTTTTGTTATTGGAGAGATTTGTCAGTATTGCATGATTTCGGCCGGCACCTCAACCCTTCTTTTTGTTTTAGGAATTTATATTTTAATTAAAACTCGCCAGAGCAAGGTGGTGCAATATTAGTTATACCAATTAACAAAAATCAGCTCTGTTAAAACAGGGCTGATTTTTGTACAAATGGAGATGGCGAGAATCGAACTCGCGTGCAAAAGGTGATTAAATGTACTTCTACAAGGCATAGTTCGTTTTTTCCGCTTACAGCGGATTTAAATGAACAAGCTTTAAAACAAACAAAACACTTATTCACCGAGCCCCATAAGTTTCGAAAATTGAATGAGACAATTCAATCTCTATCCCGACCCGCGCTACGCCGAAAGCTTCGGCGAGGCGAGAAATATTACACCTCTAACTCTTTATCGGAAGTCGAAAGAAGAGATGTCGCTCGAGCTTTATTAAGCGTGAGCGAAAGCAAATTGGTTGGCCCCGAAATACGGAGATACAACTGATTTTGCTTTTGCAACTAAGTTGTTTGCACTTAGAAGTTTCCAAGCTTTTTGAGAGTTCTTGGAGCTCTACCTTGCGCGCAGACAATCAGTCTTTTGTCTAGACCGATCATCCCCAAATATGAGGCTCTAGGGCATTAGACCCTAGGCTCTAGGAAAATTCTGTTTTCTCCTAAGGCCTAGCGCCTAATCCGCCAGCTGGCGGACCTAATGCCTATCTGTCAAAGATCTTTCAATTCGCGTTGGGTGTCGCGCAGAGTATCGCGCTTTTTTATATCCTCACGCTTGTCGTATTTCTTCTTTCCTTTTGCGACAGCCAACTCAAGCTTGATTTTGTTGCCTTTAGTATATACTGAAATTGGCACTATTGTCAACCCTTTTTGCTTTTCAAGGCCGGCAAACCTAGCAATCTCTTTTTTGGTTAAGAGTAGCTTTCTCTCTCGTCTCGATTCATATTCTTTTGGCGTATTACCAGCTTGGTATGGAGGGATTTCCAAATTTAAAACAAAAGCTTCTCCATCTTTTGTAGTAGCATATCCGCCTTCAAGCGAACCCCTCTTACTTTTCAGAGATTTAACCTCAAACCCGAAAAGTTTAATTCCGGCTTCAAATTTTTCTATGAATTCGTAATTGAGACCGGCTTTTTTGTTTTTTAATAAAATCATCTTTCTGAAATGTACAAAATTGTTTATCAATCTCAAATAGATTATACTGGACAGACGATTTAATCCACAAGGTTAATTTAACCGTTATATAAAAATTCAAAATGCCCCAACAAAAAAATCAAAAGAAAGGAGAACAAAAGAAAAAGGTCTTTTTAGTTAGAAAACCAGTAAAAAAGGGAAAAACGCCGGATAAAAAGCAGTTCTGGATGAATCTGTTGACGGCTTTTTTGTTTTTCTTCATCCTTATCACTTTCTATTCTTTTATTGTAGAACAGAGGCAGAAAGCAGAGATTATCGCTATTTCGCAGTTAGCTCAAGATGTTAGATCAGGAATTGTTTCAGAGATTGTAATTCGTGGCGACAAGTTGGAAATTTTGTATCAAGACGAAGCTGTGAAGGAATCAAAAAAAGAAGTAGGGGTTTCGTTGACCGAAGTTTTGGTCTATCACGGCGCGTCACCGGAAGATCTGGCTGGTGTTTCAATTGAAGTTAAAAACCAGTCTGGTTTTGGTTTTTGGCTTTTGAATCTGGCGCCGTTTTTAATTCCCCTAATTTTTATCATTTTTATCATCTGGTTTTTATCAAGGCAGGTTCGTGGCGCCGGAATGCAAGCTTTTTCTTTTGGCCAATCGAAAGCCCGAATGATTTTGCCTCATGATAGTAAACAGAGAGTAACCTTCAAGGATGTTGCCGGTGTCAAAGAAGCCAAGGAAGAATTGAAAGAAGTTGTTGATTTTCTCCGTAATCCTAAAAAGTTTATAGAAATTGGCGCGCGGATTCCAAAAGGGGCACTCTTGATCGGCCCTAGCGGTACCGGCAAAACTCTTCTTGCCAGAGCAGTCGCTGGTGAAGCCGGAGTCGCTTTCTTTTCAATTTCTGGTTCAGAATTTGTTGAAATGTTTGTAGGTGTGGGCGCTTCAAGAGTCAGAGACCTTTTCAAGATGGCTAAGCAGGCGGCGCCAGCTATAATTTTTATTGATGAGATTGACGCCGTTGGCCGAGTTCGCGGGACTGGTGTGGGCGGAGGTAACGACGAGCGTGAGCAGACACTGAACCAAATCTTGGTAGAAATGGACGGTTTTGAGCCAAATGAAAAAATAATAATTTTGGCGGCAACAAATCGCCCGGATGTTTTGGATCCAGCTCTTGTCCGACCCGGACGTTTTGATAGACGTGTTGTGATAGACATGCCGGACAGAGACGACAGGGAAGAAATTCTGAAAATTCATGCCGGTGGTAAAAAACTCGCTGAAGATGTAAATTTGCGGGTTATTGCCGAACGAACTCCGGGTTTTTCCGGCGCTGATTTATATTCATTAATGAATGAGGCGGCGATTTTGGCGGCTCGAGAAGAGCGTCAGAAAATTTCCCAATACGATCTTGTCCGTTCAATTGAAAAAGTTATGCTTGGCCCTGAACGTCGAAGTCATATTCTTTCCAAAAAAGAAAAGGAAATAACCGCTTATCACGAAGCCGGCCATGCTCTTGTGGCTAGCGTCTTGCCTTATGCTGATCCGGTCCATAAAATTTCAATTATTTCTCGCGGGCGAGCGGCTGGCTATACTCTGAAATTGCCGTTTGAAGACAAACGGCTCCAATCGCGTAAAGAATTTTTAGACGATATTGCTGTTTCGCTTGGTGGCTATGCGGCCGAGACGATGATGTTTGATGATCTAACCACTGGTTCCTCAAATGATTTACAGGTTTCAACTGCTCTGGCGCGTGATATGGTGACTAAATACGGCATGTCAGAAAAGCTCGGCGCCATGGCTTTTGAGGGTCAAGCAGGCAGAACAATGTTTGGCCATGGGCTGGACGAAAAAGAGTATTCGGAAGAAGTTAGCGCTTTGATTGACGAGGAAGTCAGCAAGATTATGAAAGAGGGTTTAGTAAAAGCCCAACAGATTTTGACTGAAAAGAAAAATGTTTTAGACGCTATTGCTTTGCGTTTGATTGAGGTTGAGACGATTGAACGTGAAGAATTTGACCAAATTCTAGTTGCCAACGGCATTCAGCTAAAGAAAAAAGAACAAGAAAATTCCTAAATCTGCCCCAGCTTTCTTGTGGATAAACTATCGGTCTTTTGTGGTATAATCTTTAGATATGATTACGGACAATGTTAATGAAGTAAGCTCGGCTAAGAGAAAATTTCTGGAAAAGGTTGGGCGTTTGACAGCCGATTATCGACGCGAGGTCCAATCTGTCGCGGCTGTTCTGGAAAAAGAGCACCTGTCTCGTTTAAGTGAAGAATTAAAAAATTCTTAATGTCTTCTGAATCAATAAAACCTAGTGCCGGAGAGGAGAAATTGGGACAGCCAATTTCGGAAGAGGGATTGGAAACTCCGGAAACTTTGAAAACTCCGGAAAAGCCAAGCGATGTCATCGCGACTATTGAAGGTGTTAATGGTGAGGTTGTGGCAGTTATGAATAGCGCTTACAAGAGGGTTGAAGGTTTGGGCGGCGATCCGAATCTTTTGCGAGATGCTGACCAAAAATTATCAGCCGGAATGGAAGCCGCCAAGAATGATTTTTTAAGAGAATTTGTTGACGCCGCGCCTGATGTCTTGCGAGCAAGGGTAAACGAAGTGGCTTCACTTTTAGCGACGATTAACGAACCTTCCGCTAAAGACTTAGAGCGAGAATTTGCATTGGATCCAGAAACTGCCAAAGTCTATTTTACTTTAGCTAGTGCATTCAATAGTGTTTCGGAAAAGACTAGAGCAGAAAATATTGAAAATTCTAAAGAAGAAATCACACCCGGTTCATTAGTTACACGCCAGGGTTGGTCTGAACCCGGAAAAGTTTGGAAAATAGAAAACGGTCAGGCCTTTATTGAGGGTGTGGCTAATAGTGTTCCCCTAGACGATCTTTCTTTATTTGAAGAAAAGATAGCAGAGCCAGAGACGCAACCTGTGAATGATTCAACACCTCTAGAAACGGTAGAAGTTAAAAATCCAACTGAACAAGAATTTCAAAATAGAGAGGTTACGATTGAATCAGAGACACCGCCTGTAGTAGAGACAAAAAACGCGGAGATTCCAAAATCTGTGTTGAAGCAATTGAGTCCGGACAATCGGAATCTGATTCAAAAATTACCCGAGAAGACCTGGAATTTTTTGAGAGATAAAATTTTAACTCCGCCGATTTTTGCCACCAAACTTATTGCCAGCCGAATTTCGCATAAAGCTCTGAGAGATGCCGGTGAAGTTCATCTCCGCTACGGATTTATCGGTTCCAGAGTCGGCACTCTTTTCAACAGTGTTTTGATTGATAGAGAAAAAACCGGATGGATTAGGTACGGCACAACCTTGGAGGGGATCCAGCAAAAATTTGATAAAACTGACGAGATTGCCAAAGAATATGAAAGCCAGATCGCCGAGCTTGATAGACAGGAAAGAGAATTGTCGGCACAAGGGACACTTTCGTCTTCAGAAAGGTTAAAGATTGAGCATGTCAGAGAACGTATAAACAGGAAATTGGAGCAAGTCAGAAACAAAAGAAATGCCTTGAGTCATCGGTCAGAAGAAGTCGGTGCCAGAATTAGTCGTTATGAAAATCGCCGTCAAGTTATTTCTGAAAACTTGATAAAGCGGGTTGAGTCGCGCCTTAAACCGCTCGAGTCCAGGATGGAGAAGATAAAATCCGCCAAGCAAAAATTGGAAGCCGAAACTCAAGAATTGAAGCGGGCGGTTGAAGAGAGACAAGCTCGGCTAGAAGATTTGAAGGCAAGGATGTCGGCAAATCCAAATCTAAAATCGGTCTTAAAACCCCGAAGCAAAGAAATTTCAGCGATTATGAAAAAAGCCGAAAAATTGATTGAATATAGGCAGACCAAAATAAGAGATTTTGACCGACAGATTTCGTTCTTGGTAGAAAGACTTAATCCCTATGACGAGATGAGGTCAAAGTTTCAAGGATTTATGAAATCACCAGTCTAAAATGACAAATGTAAAAATGACAAAAGAAGAGAAAGAGCTTTTGAGAGATTTTGAAAAAGAACTCGCCGAGTTTGGGGTTTTTGTTCGAGACTTTGAAAAAAAGACTGAAAAACAGTTTGTTGAAATTGAAAAAGATTTTGAGAAGCAAAAATTAGATTTTGAGAAATTAGAGGCAGAGATAATTGCTTTTGAAGAGAGACATGCAGAAGAGATTGATTCTTTGGCGATCAAATCTTTAATTAAAGAATAAAAAAAAGAGCCCCGACGCGGTGTCGGGGTCTTAGGTGCTGTTCAGGCGGCCGTGGCAAGAGAGAGGTGTCTCGTCTTGGTGCCTTCTGCGGTAATTGTGATTACCGCTCCGTCGTTCATGGCTTGGAGGAAGTCGGTTACCAAAATTGACACCGCACGTCGCCGATCTCCGTCATTCAAAAAAGGGTATTGCCTTTTTGTGGCAATAACCAATTTTTCCAACAGAGGGCGAAGCTCTTTTCCCCAGTCAAATTCTCCCCGCATCGCTTTTCTCCTTCTGTGTTTTGCCTGTGTTTTGCCCGGACTCTCTATCTTTCATACCAAAAAAACAAAAAATAGTCAAATATTGACATAATTATTAAACAGGAAACTGGAGGCAGAGAAAATCTGGCCCCGCTCCAGATCTCGCGAGAACCATGACTGGTGAACCAGTCTTTCTTCCGGCCTGCCGGAAAGAATCAACACAGCCCGCCCAAGTTGCGAAAGCAACTCGGGCGGTTTTTTTATGATACAATTATCAAAATAAAACACCATGCCTGAAAGTTTCGGAAAAAATTTTGGCAAATTTGATTCAGTTGAAGCAGAATTGGAATATTTACGGGAGAAAGTTCGGGAAAAGGAGGCGGCTTTTGAGGGCGCCAAAGAGCGGCCGGAAACGGAAAAAATAATTTCCGAAGAAATAGAAAGCTATCGCCGAGAGCCGACAGCTGGCCCGAAAGTTGAAATTCAACCCTCTGAAACAAAGGGCATTATTGAAGGCCTTAAGCCCGAGCCACACGACAAGCAAATGAGTGAGTTGGCCGCTCTCATTCAAGAGAAGGGAATTAAAAACGCTTTTGCCATTTTGGACAAAGTCGGCGACTCGCATTTGGAAGATGACCTTCATCGCTTTTTGGTCCAATATGTCAAAGCCGGCTATAAGCTCGGGCTTAAAGAAAAAGAGCCGCTTTACCGCGCGCTTAATATGACGCTTTTTGAAATTCTTTTGCCGGAAGAATACCGAGATAAAAATGAGCAGCAAAAGCCACTGAAAGAATTGATTTCTTCAATGGAGCAATTTTATGCAGGTATGCTCTCAATTCATGATCCGAAAAAGTGGCCAAGCCACTTTTCCATAGAGTTGGCGATGCCGGCAGTTGGCGAGGAATTCAGTTTTTATGTTTCGGTGCCAACAGAAAAAAGTGAGTTGTTTGAAAAGCAGATCTTATCAGTTTTTCCGAATGCTAAAGTTATTGAACAAAAAGACGATTACAACATTTTTAATGAAGATGGCGCGTCAGTTGGCTCAATCCTTGGTTTATCTAATAAACCGATTTTTCCAATAAAAACTTATGAAGAATTTGATTATGACCCAATCAACTCACTACTCAACGCTTTTTCAAAGGTAGACAAGGTTGGTGAGGGTGCATCGATTCAGATTATTTTTAGCCCTTCTGGTGGCGGAGAGATTTTGCGGAAATTCAAATATGCTTTGGAAGAAATAAAAAAAGGTAAATCGGTTAAAGAAGCCGCCAAGGTGCCGATGAGTTTCGGTGGCGAAGTTGTCGGAACTTTAAGAGAGGTATTTAGTTCAAACAAGAAAAAGACAACAGACAAAGACGGTATTCCGGTTCAGAGAAATGAAGAAGTTAATCAGCAGGCATTAGAAAACATCCAGAAAAAAATTTCTTCGCCGATTATCAAGACTAATATCCGACTAGTTGCTTCTTCTCGAACCGAAGATGAAGCTAGCTCAATTTTGTCTGATTTGGAGTCGGCTTTTAACCAATTTGAAAATACAGATGGCAATAAATTCAAATTCTTACGACTTTCAGGTAATAAATTATTTCAAATGCAAAAAGATTTTTCATTTCGGATGTTTCGTGACGACTATGCCCTGCCATTAAATTTAAAAGAGTTGACAAGTATTATGCACTTGAACACCGAAGCGGTGAAAAGCGCGCCGCAGTTGAAACGCGCCAAATCCGGATCGGCGCCGACGCCAAGCGGCTTGCCGGCAGATGGAGTTTTGCTCGGGGTAAACCGGCATCGCAATTTGGCAACCGAGGTTAAAATTACTGACGAAGACCGGCTCCGACATTTTTACATCATCGGTCAGACCGGCACCGGTAAATCCTCGCTTTTGAAAAATTTGATTATTCAGGATATTGAAAAAGGTAATGGTGTCTGCTTTATTGATCCGCACGGCGTTGATATTTTGGATGTTTTGGCAAATGTGCCGAAAGAGAGGTATGAAGATGTTATCTATTTTGATCCGAGCTACACTGCCCGGCCGATGGGACTAAATATGCTGGAGTTTGACCAGAATTTTCCGGAGCAAAAAACCTTTGTGGTCAACGAGCTTTTCAGTATTTTCCAAAAGCTTTATGGTGGGGTTCCGGAATCAATGGGTCCGATGTTTGAACAATATTTCAGAAACGCGACAATGCTGGTCATTGAAGACCCGTCATCTGGCTCAACGCTTCTGGATGTTTCTCGTGTTATGGCCAATAAGTCCTACCGCGACCTCAAACTTTCCAAATGCAAAAATCCGATTGTTGTTCAGTTTTGGCGGGAAGTCGCCGAGAAAGCCGGCGGTGAAGCGGCTTTGGCAAATATCGTGCCTTATATCACCAGCAAATTTGACGTCTTTTTGGCCAACGACATTATGCGGCCGATTGTCGCTCAAGAAAAATCAGCTTTGAATTTCCGAGAGATTATGGATAGTCGCAAAATTCTTCTGGTCAATTTGGCAAAAGGACGTTTGGGTGACATTAACAGCAATCTCTTGGGACTCATAATTGTTGGCAAAATTTTAATGGCCGCACTGTCGCGAGTGGATTCTTTTGGTAAAGAAATTCACCCTTTTTATCTTTATATCGACGAGTTTCAAAATGTTACGACCGATTCAATCTCAACTATTTTATCCGAAGCCAGAAAATACAAATTGTCTCTGACCATCGCCCATCAATTCATCGCCCAGCTTGAAGAGGGAATTCGTGACTCGGTTTTCGGCAATGTCGGCTCTCTTTCGTCTTTTAGAATCGGCTCGGATGATGCCGAATACTTGGAAAAACAATTCTCGCCGGTTTTCTCCGCCAAAGATTTGATGAATATAGACAATTATAATTGCTACTTGAAACTTTTGGTTCACGGCCGGCCGGTTACGCCGTTTAATATTGAAATTCCGCCGCCCAAACCCGGCCGGCCGGAAGTTGCCGACAAATTAAAAGAACTCTCTTACTTAAAATTCGGCCGCGACCGTGAGGAGATTGAGCAGGAGATAATGAGAAAACATCAGTAACTGTCCCTTCCTTTATCAGATTCTCACATACAATATAAATACGAACCTGATATAATATAGAAGTTATTTATAACTTAAAGGTTCGTGTATGGCTAGAAGAAAAGATAAAGAAAAAGCTATTCAACTCCGACTTAAAGGAATGAGTTATAGCCAAATTAAGCAACAGCTCGGACTAAGTAAAAGTACATTAAGCGGTTGGCTTTCTGATTATCCTTTGTCTCCTGAAAGGATTAAAGAGCTAAGAGATATCAATCCTAGAAGAATT from Candidatus Paceibacterota bacterium includes:
- the ftsH gene encoding ATP-dependent zinc metalloprotease FtsH — encoded protein: MPQQKNQKKGEQKKKVFLVRKPVKKGKTPDKKQFWMNLLTAFLFFFILITFYSFIVEQRQKAEIIAISQLAQDVRSGIVSEIVIRGDKLEILYQDEAVKESKKEVGVSLTEVLVYHGASPEDLAGVSIEVKNQSGFGFWLLNLAPFLIPLIFIIFIIWFLSRQVRGAGMQAFSFGQSKARMILPHDSKQRVTFKDVAGVKEAKEELKEVVDFLRNPKKFIEIGARIPKGALLIGPSGTGKTLLARAVAGEAGVAFFSISGSEFVEMFVGVGASRVRDLFKMAKQAAPAIIFIDEIDAVGRVRGTGVGGGNDEREQTLNQILVEMDGFEPNEKIIILAATNRPDVLDPALVRPGRFDRRVVIDMPDRDDREEILKIHAGGKKLAEDVNLRVIAERTPGFSGADLYSLMNEAAILAAREERQKISQYDLVRSIEKVMLGPERRSHILSKKEKEITAYHEAGHALVASVLPYADPVHKISIISRGRAAGYTLKLPFEDKRLQSRKEFLDDIAVSLGGYAAETMMFDDLTTGSSNDLQVSTALARDMVTKYGMSEKLGAMAFEGQAGRTMFGHGLDEKEYSEEVSALIDEEVSKIMKEGLVKAQQILTEKKNVLDAIALRLIEVETIEREEFDQILVANGIQLKKKEQENS
- the smpB gene encoding SsrA-binding protein SmpB, whose protein sequence is MILLKNKKAGLNYEFIEKFEAGIKLFGFEVKSLKSKRGSLEGGYATTKDGEAFVLNLEIPPYQAGNTPKEYESRRERKLLLTKKEIARFAGLEKQKGLTIVPISVYTKGNKIKLELAVAKGKKKYDKREDIKKRDTLRDTQRELKDL
- a CDS encoding vitamin K epoxide reductase family protein, giving the protein MTKSIKIAVVIFLVVGVIGFLDATYLTVEHYRGNIPPCTIQGCEVVLTSEQSKIFGVPVALLGALYYLVILILSVSFLDGKKEGVIRFASRLTFLGFIASVYFVYLQFFVIGEICQYCMISAGTSTLLFVLGIYILIKTRQSKVVQY
- a CDS encoding DsbA family protein; protein product: MKKNNAFLWVGFGVFIIASVFGIIFLGAKTDKSSGLVSREPQPISASDWINGEMSAEVVIIEYSDFECPACASYFPILKDLKEKFGSQIAVVYRHFPLTQIHRNAELASLASEAAGRQGKFWEMHDLLFENQRNWSANFGAKEIFIGYAQQLQLDEEQFINDLDAKDLQDKVSASYREGVSIGIAGTPTFFLNGEKISNPRGYEEFERVISEKLNQ
- a CDS encoding DUF87 domain-containing protein, producing the protein MPESFGKNFGKFDSVEAELEYLREKVREKEAAFEGAKERPETEKIISEEIESYRREPTAGPKVEIQPSETKGIIEGLKPEPHDKQMSELAALIQEKGIKNAFAILDKVGDSHLEDDLHRFLVQYVKAGYKLGLKEKEPLYRALNMTLFEILLPEEYRDKNEQQKPLKELISSMEQFYAGMLSIHDPKKWPSHFSIELAMPAVGEEFSFYVSVPTEKSELFEKQILSVFPNAKVIEQKDDYNIFNEDGASVGSILGLSNKPIFPIKTYEEFDYDPINSLLNAFSKVDKVGEGASIQIIFSPSGGGEILRKFKYALEEIKKGKSVKEAAKVPMSFGGEVVGTLREVFSSNKKKTTDKDGIPVQRNEEVNQQALENIQKKISSPIIKTNIRLVASSRTEDEASSILSDLESAFNQFENTDGNKFKFLRLSGNKLFQMQKDFSFRMFRDDYALPLNLKELTSIMHLNTEAVKSAPQLKRAKSGSAPTPSGLPADGVLLGVNRHRNLATEVKITDEDRLRHFYIIGQTGTGKSSLLKNLIIQDIEKGNGVCFIDPHGVDILDVLANVPKERYEDVIYFDPSYTARPMGLNMLEFDQNFPEQKTFVVNELFSIFQKLYGGVPESMGPMFEQYFRNATMLVIEDPSSGSTLLDVSRVMANKSYRDLKLSKCKNPIVVQFWREVAEKAGGEAALANIVPYITSKFDVFLANDIMRPIVAQEKSALNFREIMDSRKILLVNLAKGRLGDINSNLLGLIIVGKILMAALSRVDSFGKEIHPFYLYIDEFQNVTTDSISTILSEARKYKLSLTIAHQFIAQLEEGIRDSVFGNVGSLSSFRIGSDDAEYLEKQFSPVFSAKDLMNIDNYNCYLKLLVHGRPVTPFNIEIPPPKPGRPEVADKLKELSYLKFGRDREEIEQEIMRKHQ